One Trichosurus vulpecula isolate mTriVul1 chromosome 7, mTriVul1.pri, whole genome shotgun sequence genomic region harbors:
- the LOC118856150 gene encoding SLP adapter and CSK-interacting membrane protein: MNWWLENFWILLAVTIILVSGTLALVMYCICKRLLKEGKNWRIPRSLKRHKKNEEMIYENVIKESPMSLPPLPPRDIPATENTVNYHPQENESQQPYSTIMKKKVSFSGYVEPTADYDDVDISYIYRN, from the exons ATGAACTGGTGGCTGGAGAATTTCTGGATCCTCTTGGCTGTAACAATAATCCTTGTTTCAGGAACACTTGCCCTAGTAATGTACTGTATCTGTAAGAGACTGCTTAAAGAAG GCAAGAACTGGAGAATCCCCAGGTCTTTGAAACGccataaaaaaaatgaagaaatgatatatga GAATGTTATCAAGGAATCACCCATGAGTTTACCCCCTCTGCCACCCAGAGACATTCCAGCTACAGAAAATACAGTTAATTACC ATCCCCAGGAAAATGAAAGCCAGCAACCTTATTCAACTATCATGAAAAAGaaagtttctttttctggttATGTTGAGCCCACCGCAGACTATGATGATGTTGACATCTCCTACATATATAGGAATTAA
- the IFT22 gene encoding intraflagellar transport protein 22 homolog: MLKAKILFVGPCESGKTVLANFLTESSDITEYNPTQGVRILEFENPQVTSNTKGTGCEFELWDCGGDTKFESCWPALMKDSHGVVIIFNADIPSHLKEIEMWHSCFVQQQLLQDNQCLLIAHHKPGSGGDKGNLSLAAPLNKLKLVHSNLEEEPEEIRMEFIKYLKSIVSSVSESRDREEMSIIT; encoded by the exons ATGCTCAAGGCCAAGATCCTGTTCGTGGGGCCTTGTGAG AGCGGAAAGACGGTCCTGGCCAACTTCCTGACAGAGTCCTCGGACATCACAGAGTACAACCCAACCCAGGGTGTGAG GATCCTGGAGTTTGAGAACCCCCAAGTGACCAGCAACACCAAAGGAACGGGCTGTGAGTTTGAGCTGTGGGATTGTGGAGGAGACACCAA GTTTGAATCATGCTGGCCCGCCCTCATGAAGGACTCCCATGGAGTGGTGATCATCTTCAATGCTGATATCCCCAGCCACCTGAAGGAGATTGAAATGTGGCATTCTTGCTTTGTGCAGCAGCAGCTGTTACAAGACAATCAGTGTCTCTTAATTGCACACCATAAACCAGGCTCTGGAGGGGACAAGGGCAACTTGTCTTTGG CTGCACCTCTGAACAAACTGAAACTGGTTCACTCCAACCTGGAGGAGGAACCTGAGGAGATCCGGATGGAATTCATCAAGTACCTGAAAAGTATAGTCAGCTCGGTGTCTGAGAGCAGGGATCGGGAGGAGATGTCAATCATCACCTAA